GTCATCACTTTCACCCGTTTCACAGAATTTATCCGCCAGAAAATTCGTTCAGAGCCTAAAAGCTCTGAACGAATCTCAGTGTCTCGTTATAACCTTGCGATCAGCGGAATCACAGCGGAGGCGCTGCGCATGTACTTCCTCAGCAGCTCCTTGCATCGCAGGGAAATCTGCTTTTTCAAAAGCTCGTCGTCTTCCAAAGCCTCGCGTTTCAAAGCGCGGCGGACGGCTTCGGAAAACTCCTGACGCATCCCTTCCGCGTCCTTGAAATGGATCTGGCCGTAACTCTCGAAACAAGGCTCGCCGACAAGACGTCCTTTCTTGTCAAGCGTGATCGAGACCACGAGGACCCCGTTCTCCGAAAGTTCCTGACGTTCCTTCAGGATCGAGCCTTCCTTCTCCCCCAGCGCCATACCGTCTACCAGCACGGCGCCGGCCGGCGCTTTGCTTTTGACCCCGGCCGAATTCCGCGTGATGGAAAGGATGTCGCCATTGTTCATGATGAAAACATTTTTTTCGGGGATCCCCACTTCTTCGGCCAGCTGCGAGTGACGGATCTGCATGCGATATTCGCCGTGAACGGGAACGAAATATCGAGGCTTCACCATGCTGAGAAGCATTTTCAGCTCTTCTCTGGAGGCGTGTCCGGAAACATGCAGCCCCGCCTCCCTGCCGTACAGGACTTCGCATCCCAGTTCAAAAAGTCTGTTGATGGTGTTGCTGACCAATTTTTCGTTGCCGGGAATGGGATTGGCGAAAAGGGCCACCACATCCTTGCTGTCAAGCTTGACTCGATGATGAGCGCCTTTGCTCATCAAAACAAGCCCGGAAAAGGGTTCTCCCTGACTGCCGGTCGTCATCACGACAAGATGGGAATCGTTGTAAGAATCCATCTCGGCAAGAGGGACAACGGTCTCGGGATCAGCCTTTATATAGCCCAGACGTATTGCCAGCTCGACGTTGTTGACCATGCTGCGCCCGGCGAAGACGACCTTCCTGTTGAAGCGCGCCGCCGCGTCAAGGACCAGCTGGACGCGATGAAGGTTGCTGGCGAAAGCGGAAATGATGACGCGCCGGTTGCGGTAGGTGCGGAAAAGATTGTCGATGGACCCGATCAACGACTTTTCGGATTTTGTAAAACCTTCGCGTTCAGCGTTCGTGGAGTCGGAAGCCATGAGCAGCACGCCCTTCCGCCCCAGTTCGGCGAAAGCGGCGTAATCGGTGACGTGTTCGTCGACAGGCGTGGGATCGAACTTGAAATCGCCCGTATGGAGCACGACGCCGAGGGGGGTCTCGACGGCGATCCCCAAAGCGTCGGGGATCGAGTGACAGACGGAAATGAACGTAACCTTGAAAACGCCAAGCGCAACGGTTTCTCCGGCCTTGACCTCCACCAGCCGCGGCTTGTACCGCGGCGCGGCTTCCAGCATCTTCCCCTCGATCATGCCCAGAGTAAGCTTGGCGCTGTACACGGGGACGTCCAGCTTGGGCAGCACGAACGGCAGCGCGCCGATATGGTCCTCATGCCCATGGGTGATCAGGATGCCGCGGATTTTTTTTCGATTTTCTTCGAGATAGGAGATGTCGGGAATGACAAAGTCGATGCCCAGCATCTCCTCATCGGGAAACATCAGACCGGCATCAATCACCACAATGTCATTTTCGTACTCTATGGCGTACATGTTCTTGCCGATCTCCCCCAGGCCGCCCAGAGGAATAAACTTCAGCGTTTCAGTCGGCGCGGAGGCGATCTTTCTTCTGCGGGCATAGGCTGCGCGTGAGACGTTCATTGCCGTCCCCTTTTCGCTGATCGTGCGCCGGCTGTACGTCCCTTTGGTGCCCTTTCTCTGGGGCGACGCCGTTGCGGGCTGCGTTGATATTGCACTCTTCGAATTATTTTTCATCTCAACATTCCTTGTCTATGATTTTTGCGATGGCTCTCGCAATGAAAGAACAATTCTGCTAGAATAGTATTGTATAAGGCATCTTTGCATTTCAATCTTTCTTTCCCCAACTGGAGGTATAACAGTGGCTGAACACAAGCACAACGACGACGCTGTTTTAATGACTCAGGAAGGCTATGACAAAATGACTCAGGAAGGCTATGACAAACTGAGCACCGAATTAAAACAGCTCAGAAGCGAAGAACGTTATAAAATCGCCCGCAGGATCGAAGAGGCCCGTTCTTTCGGCGATCTCAGCGAAAATGCCGAATATGCCGCGGCCAAGGACGACCAGGCCAAACTCGAAGGCAAGATCCAAGTCATGGAATATCAGCTTTCACGCGCCAAAATCATCGATTCGGCCAGTTTGGACAATTCGCACGTTTCGGTGGGAACGACCGTGACCATCATGGATATCACCCACAACAAGGAGTTCGTCTACTCCATTGTCAGCTCGGAAGAATCCGATCCGGAAAAGGGGCTCATTTCTTCCGTGAGCCCCGTAGGGCGGGCCCTGATGAACAAAAGGGTGGGCGACGAAGTGCCCGTCAAGGTCCCGATGGGAATCCGCAAGCTCAAGATTCGCAAGATCAGAGTCAAATAGTTCCAGCGGCCAAACTCTTTGCGGACCGCGATATAAAAACGCCGAGAGGCTCAGCATGATGGGCTGTGCCTCTTTTCTATTATATCCCACTCGTTTCCGTTTGTGCAATTTTTGTAGCAAGAAAGTACGCCGCTTCGCGTCGTTTTTCAGATTTCATCGATCGCAAACGATAAATCAGGCCATGCCGGTACAGCTCAACCGGCATGGCCTGATTTATCGTTTCTGTACAAAGCTCTCTCTAGACATCGAATTTAGGCATCGCGATCTCAGCGTTTTCCGCCTGTTCCGTGCCGTCCTTTTCCATAAGGGTCGGTTTATAGCGCCGCCGGCGCACAGCCAAACCGCCGGGACGCCCAAAGGGATTGCTTAAGTTCTCGTTGCCGATCTTGAACCGGCTGTCGGGGAACGCCGTGATGGCAAAGGATAACGTGATCCAGTCGTTGTTGTTGCTGTCCGTCAGATCGTCGTTCACCGTCAGCTCCCAACGCGTACAGCAGCTGTTGTCGTAAGTCAGGATGTACCCCATGGAAGACAGTTCATTCTTATTGCCGGTCAGATCAAAAACTCCCTGTACCGCAAACGTAAGAGAAGGCCCGATCTTTACGCCCACGCGCTGATAAAAGGTGTCCGTATCATAATTGCGGTCCCAACCGTTGCCAAACGCGGAACGCCCCGACACCCTTTTCTGCTCGAATGCAGAGCCGATCTCAAAGCCGCCGCAAGATGCCCTGACGCCCAATGTCCCGATCGTCACGATCTGGCGGTCGCTGCCGTCGTTCTTATAGCCGTAATTCCAGTAGTCGCCTTTGAAGAAGGGAGAGACGGTCCAGGCGCCGAGCCGAAAGGGATATTCGGTGTAATAATCGATCCCCCAGCCGTAACGCTCGATAAAATCGCCCTGATACCCTTTTCGATCGACTCCCGTTTCCTGAAATCTCCCCCAGTTTCCCTTGAAGCGAGCATATTGAGAGAAGTCGCCAATATGAAGTCCGACCCAGGGGGAGGTCAGTTCCACTTCCGGGTCGCGCCAAAGCGTCGTTTCATATTCTTTCTGACCAGGCTTTCTTATGACCGAACGTTTTTCCCTCTGAGCCCAGCCGATGTCCATGGCCCAGCCGGAACGCGCCAGCACCGCCCCCAGAAGGGACGGGACTTGGTCTCGTCCGTATTGCTGTCGTACTGATGATTGTCTCCCGCATACAGAGACAGCCACGGGGCCACCTGTTGATCGACGCGCGCCTGATACTCGAACATGCCTTCCTGCCAGATCCCCGCCCCGAGGGCAAGCTGTCCGGCGTCCCAGGAAAAGGTCGAACGCGCTTCCAGTCCCAAGTGTTTGTCGCTGTCATAGTTCGGCATGATCGTCACGACGTTTTTCGCTTTTGGCTTTTGATTGACGACCATATTGAACGGCATCGTGAACAGATACGCAGAACCTGCATAAACCCGGGGATGATGAAGCACGATATACTTCCCCGGCACCATGACGATTTTCTTGGAACGAAGCAAATAATGGGGGTGATCCTGCTTGCAGGTCGTATATGAAGCGCTGTTCCAACGCACGACAGCGCTGTCCGGAGCGCTTCCCCGCAGATACTTTCCCCGCAGCCATTTTTTCTCGTGGGCCGTCTGCGGATCCGCAACTTCGACGCGCGCTCCCTTGATGTAAACGGCACCGTAAGGAACTTTCGACGATCCTTCGGCTCCTTCGAGATATCCTGTCGAATCATTCAGATGATACTCGAGAAAGTCGCCCGCCAACGTGTCCGCATTTTGACGCTGGACTTTGATTTTCTTTCCGGCAGAGGCAAACGCTCTGATCACATTCGTCTCCGAATCCAGCGTCACCCGATCCGCGCGGAACACCAGATCGGTATAACGCACCACGGCGTGGCCTCGCGCGGTGGCAAGATGATTGACTTCGTCAAACTCGATGCCGTCCGCCTCGAGGACGACAGGCAGCGTGTCCGTGACCTCAGGCAGCTTCTTCTGCGCCGCCCAAACGTCATTCGTCGGCGCCAGCAGAGAAAAAGCGAGCACGAGCCCCCCGAGACACGTCGAATATTTCGTCATTCACTCCACCACCGTATGCATCCATCTTTGACACATATTTTGCGTTGTCCGTCCATAACCGCATTCTTGCAGACCAACGTATAAACGTCGCCGCTTACGGTCACTCCCCGAGGAAAATTCCACACGTCGTTTTTTTGCTCCCAGCGAGCTTCCGGCGTCTTCCACTCGAAAGGATGCTCAGGGCGCTGCCATATTCCATCGGCATCGCGCAGCGTCAACGTACCGTTTTCATGATCGTAGGTTCCGTTGGGGGCGTTGATCGTGCGCAGACCGGATGGCCCCATGATCTGGCTTGAGATTTTGTTCAAATGTTCCACAGGATGGTCACGCACAACTTTCTCCGCGCTGATCCTCCACTGGTCTTTGCCGACGTTGCGAACCGCGGTAACGCCGCCTATTTCCCAGCTCAATTCCTTGCCGGTATCGACGAGGGCCCCGATCACATCGAGATCGCGTCTCAGAGCTCTTCCCCAGAGGGCCAGTGCAAGCGCAACGAATACGACGACCAGGGCTCTTATACAATTCCGCCGCACATGACCATTCCTTTCCAAAGTCCCTTACGGTTTAGAGGTTGTCAATCTCGGTCGCCTTTTTAGGGGGCTCCGCAGCGTCCTCCACTTTCGTTTTTTCTTCGTTCACTTTCTGCAGATTCACGGTTTTGCCGCTCAGGACATCGACATATTTATCGTTCGCCAACGCTCCCAAAGAGGCAGGGATCGGATATGCAGGTACCGAGACGCTTTTTTCGGTTTCAGAGTACATGATGGCCCCCGCCGGCACTTCTTTGGCGTTGCCGCGGATAAAGAATCCGCCCGCCAGCCCCAACGGCCCCAATGCAAGTGCGCCCACAAGGCTCGTTCCCGCCGCCGCCGCATAACTGGCCTCAAACTCCGTCGCCTTTTTGGAGGCTTCGCCTTCGCTCAGGGGCAAAACCGGATCCCCCAGCGTCTTCAAAGACTTCACCGAGATCCGGATCTCCGACGGGCGGCCAAAACTGCGCGGTTTTTTGACTGACGTGACGATCCCTTCCGCGGGGGCTCCCACAGGCGCGACAAGTCTATGGTTCACGATAAGATTATGCGTGAGTTTCAGCAAAACCCGATCGCCCTTTTTGGTGACGGAAGGTTTCAAGGTTTCCATCAGCTGCAGGCGGACGACCGTTCCTGCGGGAACCTCGACGGGCTCGGAAGCGACGGGATCGGAGACGACCATACCGAGCACTCGTTCCACCCGCATCGCCATGGGTTTGTCTTCCATGGAGCTTCCTTCGAGCCTTTTTTCAACAACGGGAATCCGCTCGATAAGCGGCTTATCGGCATTATTAGAAATCTCGAGGCCCCATTCAGCCACGCTCATCTTGTACAGAAGCGACGGCTGCCCTTCGGTTCCCTTCTCAAGGTAATCGACATGAGCTGACTCGCGCTCCGCCAACGTGCCTTGCAGTTTCGTGCCGTAAAGATCCTTCTCTACGCTGTCGAGCCTCGAAATCAGACCGCCTGAACGCACTGAACCATAAATCGCGTTTTCCAGACGATCGATCTGTTTCGCCGCCGTCGTGTCCGTAGCAGCGCCCGCGGCGCTTCCCAGAAGACTGCACAAAAGTAAAACGATTCCTACTTTTTTCATGTCACTCGCTCCTCTTGTCTTTCACTGTTTTCAGCGCAGATAACTCATCGGATTCGTCGGACTGTCGCTGCGGCGGACTTCGAAATGGACATGCGGCCCCGTAGCGCGCCCGCTCGACCCCACTGTGGCGATCACGGTCCCTTTTTTCACGTTCTGCCCCTTGCGGGTCATCAACGACTGGCAGTGGCCGTACAAAGTCGTATACGTGCTGTCATGACGGATAATGACCGTCCGTCCATAACCGTTCATCCAGCCGGAGAAAATAACCTGGCCTCCCCGCGAAGCGCGTATGGGAGTATGCCGGGGCGCGCGTATGTCTATGCCGGCGTGGAAAAGCCTGGCCCGTCGGATCGGATGCCGGCGCCAGCCGAACGGACTGGAGATTTTTCCCACCACCGGCCAGGAAAAACGGCCTGCCGCCCCGCTGGCGGCTTTGGCAACGGGAGGGGCCGTGCGCGACATGCCGCCGCCGCTCGAACTGCCTCGATACACGGCAATGGACCGGCTTGCACCGGGGATAAATACCTCCTGACCGGCGTTCAATTCCACCTTGTCGGCCAATCCGTTCGCCATGCGGATCGCTCTCTCGGCAACGCCGTACTTTTTTGCAAGCGCGTTCAAAGTCTGCCCTTTGGCAATCTTGACGCTCAATCCGTCCTGATTGGGAATGCGCAGGACAACGCCGGGAGAAAGACGATCCGGCGTGCGGAGGATATTGGTTCCATAAAGAGAATCGATGCTGAGATTATTTGCGCTGGCAATGGTCCACAGAGAGTCGCCCGGCTTTACCGTGTACTTCCGGTATTTTACCGGATCAGCTCTCTGTTTGGAAGCGAGTTTTTCCTCGGTGCGGCTCTTTTGTTCTTCCAAGACGTCTTCCAGCAAGTCTTCCGTGCGCGGAATCAAGAGGACCTGTCCCAACGAAAGCCGGTCAGGATTGCTGATGCTGTTGGCCTTGCTGATCGTCGCGACAAGAATCCCGTACTTCCGCGAGATGTCGACCATCCGCTCGCCCTGGCCGACGGTGTGCTCCAGCCAAGGACGCTCGTCAATAT
This sequence is a window from Pyramidobacter sp. YE332. Protein-coding genes within it:
- a CDS encoding LysM peptidoglycan-binding domain-containing M23 family metallopeptidase, translated to MGSMILATAGAISLAVFKAEDLPAYKDFPLSAFFPSLEARAALAQGQMVQLERENTSGVISPLLPDSPEFEESGLMLDEVVPEEDPLGGGRLAILPAMNEDRSFDQPLPVHDPFMTLSLSELSNQKTDDGSVIVRLLGEKDEMDEDIDERPWLEHTVGQGERMVDISRKYGILVATISKANSISNPDRLSLGQVLLIPRTEDLLEDVLEEQKSRTEEKLASKQRADPVKYRKYTVKPGDSLWTIASANNLSIDSLYGTNILRTPDRLSPGVVLRIPNQDGLSVKIAKGQTLNALAKKYGVAERAIRMANGLADKVELNAGQEVFIPGASRSIAVYRGSSSGGGMSRTAPPVAKAASGAAGRFSWPVVGKISSPFGWRRHPIRRARLFHAGIDIRAPRHTPIRASRGGQVIFSGWMNGYGRTVIIRHDSTYTTLYGHCQSLMTRKGQNVKKGTVIATVGSSGRATGPHVHFEVRRSDSPTNPMSYLR
- a CDS encoding ribonuclease J, coding for MKNNSKSAISTQPATASPQRKGTKGTYSRRTISEKGTAMNVSRAAYARRRKIASAPTETLKFIPLGGLGEIGKNMYAIEYENDIVVIDAGLMFPDEEMLGIDFVIPDISYLEENRKKIRGILITHGHEDHIGALPFVLPKLDVPVYSAKLTLGMIEGKMLEAAPRYKPRLVEVKAGETVALGVFKVTFISVCHSIPDALGIAVETPLGVVLHTGDFKFDPTPVDEHVTDYAAFAELGRKGVLLMASDSTNAEREGFTKSEKSLIGSIDNLFRTYRNRRVIISAFASNLHRVQLVLDAAARFNRKVVFAGRSMVNNVELAIRLGYIKADPETVVPLAEMDSYNDSHLVVMTTGSQGEPFSGLVLMSKGAHHRVKLDSKDVVALFANPIPGNEKLVSNTINRLFELGCEVLYGREAGLHVSGHASREELKMLLSMVKPRYFVPVHGEYRMQIRHSQLAEEVGIPEKNVFIMNNGDILSITRNSAGVKSKAPAGAVLVDGMALGEKEGSILKERQELSENGVLVVSITLDKKGRLVGEPCFESYGQIHFKDAEGMRQEFSEAVRRALKREALEDDELLKKQISLRCKELLRKYMRSASAVIPLIARL
- the greA gene encoding transcription elongation factor GreA is translated as MTQEGYDKMTQEGYDKLSTELKQLRSEERYKIARRIEEARSFGDLSENAEYAAAKDDQAKLEGKIQVMEYQLSRAKIIDSASLDNSHVSVGTTVTIMDITHNKEFVYSIVSSEESDPEKGLISSVSPVGRALMNKRVGDEVPVKVPMGIRKLKIRKIRVK